The sequence below is a genomic window from Deltaproteobacteria bacterium CG11_big_fil_rev_8_21_14_0_20_49_13.
ATCATCTGTGATTCACTTCAGATCGATCCTCTTTCTATTCTTTCACCATTCAAGCCCGATAAAACAGCCGGTGCGGATGAGATAATGCCCATCGTTAAAAATTTGTATTCCTTTGACAGAAATATTGCGGTGGGGCTTTTAGGTTCGCGTGCAAAGGGGACAGGCCGGAAATATTCGGACTGGGACCTATGCATAACCAGAGGGCCGAACTTATTAGCCGGAGAGGAATTCTTAAAGCTAAAGCGGTCGGTTGATGATGAAGTTGACAAACTTCCGCGCGAAGTTGATATTGTTAATCTTGATGCGGCGCCTGATTGGTTCCTTATGGGGATCGATTATGAGCCGGTCTTTTTGGGCGGGAACTCGAACGCATGGTCTTATTTCATGGGGGTGCTATATGGCGCAAAAAAAAGAAAAGAAGATAAATAAAGCGATCGCCGATCTTTCAATGGCGATAAAATTTTACAAGAAAGCTGGAGGCGATGAACCAGCCGCATTTCTTGCTGTTGCCAAGGCCTTTGAGGTTGCCATGGAATATGCATGGAAGGACCTGAAACGCCAGCTGGAAGAAAAGGGCTGGACCGATATATATGCTCCGAAGGATGTGATAAGGAAGGCGGGCCAGATGGGTTTACTGGACGAAGCTGAAGACTGGCTTTCTTACATAGATACCAGAAATGAAAGTGTTCATGACTATTACGGGATGACGGAATCGGAATATGTTGCGCTTGCCGGAAAATTCATAAAGGATGCCGGCAAAGCCTTTAAAGACTGATATATGATCCAGAACAATAGTGAACTTAAGGAGAGGATACTCAAGGTCAAATCGGAGCTTGGGAAGAAGCTTGTCATCTTAGGCCATCATTATCAGCGCGAGGGGGTGATAGAATTCGCAGACTTTCGCGGTGACAGCTTTGGACTTTCTAAGAGAGCGAGCGAACAGAAAGAGGCCGAGTTCATAGTTTTTTGCGGAGTTCATTTCATGGCAGAGGCAGCGAAGATACTCGCGCGGCCCGGTCAGCGCGTATTTCTGCCCGACCTAACCGCAGGTTGCCCCATGGCCGACATGGCATCGGTAGATGATGTAGAAGATGCGTGGGCAAAATTGTCGACCGTTCTGGATATGAAAAAGGTGATACCGGTCACATATATGAATTCGGTTGCCGCGCTTAAGGCCTTTTGTGGAAGGAACAACGGTGTTGTATGTACATCAGGAAACGCCTCAAGGGTATTTGACTGGGCATTTAACCGCGGCGAGACGATATTCTTTTTCCCCGATGAACACTTAGGCCGCAACACCGCCCGCAAACAAGGGATATCAAAGGAACAGATTCTATTATGGAGCTCTCCGGATCTTAACGATTCACGATTCACGATTCACGATTCACGTCTGATCCTTTGGCCCGGCTTCTGCCACGTTCACACATTTTTTACGACCGAGCACGTTAAAGACGCCCGCAAGAGCTACACCGGTTGCAAAATAGTTGTTCACCCCGAGTGCAGGGAAGAGGTGGTGACGATCTGTGATGATAGCGGTTCGACAGAAGGGATATGCAGTTTTGTAAAGAAGCAGGAAAAAGGTTCGACGATCGTTATCGGGACCGAGATAAATCTTGTGGCGAGGCTTGCAAAAGAAAATCCCGAAAAAAATATCGTGCCTCTTGCAAGGTCTCTTTGCCCCAACATGTTCAAAACCTCGCCCAAAAGTCTGGCCAAGGTTCTGGATTCAATTGTTACGGAAAAATACACAAACGAAATAATAATTACTGAAGAAATTCAAAGAGAAGCCAGAGTTGCCCTCGAGAGGATGCTGTCATTATAATTTTACTGTTTTGAGGCATCTTTAAAACATAATACGTATTTTTGAGCAAACTTTAACATAATTTAATTAAATATATATTAACTATAATTAGCTAAGATGTCTAATTATATATAATTATAATATAAATATACATCTCTCTTTACTTTTTTAGCAACTCCAGGGTCTATCCAACCGATAATAGTAATGTAGGGTGTAAATTCTATGAACGAAAAGGCAAAACCGCTGCAAAGAGTATCAGGATTCGATCTGTACAACCTCTTTGAAGGTCCGGAAGGGATGACGGATCCGAGCGCCCTTGTAACTCTTTGGTGCGGTTACGCCGATGCTCTTAATACATTTCAAAAATCGCAGGGTGACCTTTTGATCCTTCTTTTAAAGAGCTGGCAGATGTTTGCAAGCGCGAACCTTTATGAAAGCCGTTATGGCAGAAATCTGGGGCGATTCGGATCGATGGCTGCTTCGTTCGCGGAAATAGCTAAAAGCATTCCGGAACTTTTGCCGGGCGATCTTATTGGTGCCGATGCCGTGGCATTTGCGAGCGACAAAGATATGGATATGTATGTTGAAAGCAAATATCCCTATCTTTTCAGAGGCGCCGCAATGGCCGGCGGATTGGCGCCACAGGAGTCGGCTTAGAGATCTCCGCTTTCGCGGGGGGTGACAGCCCTTAGAAAAAGATCCCGTCAATTTTGGAGTCGCACTTAGGACACGTCGAGGTCTCTTTCAGCCTGTCATTTCCCAATGTTAACCCGAAACGTTCTATGAGTTTTTCGCCGCATTTCCAGCAGAAGGTCGATTCCTTATCATCCCCAGGAACATTTCCCAAGTAGACATATTTAAGCCCGGCCGCTTTGCCGATGTCGTAGGCCTTTCCCATGGTAGAAAGCGGGGTGGCCATGCGGTCCTGCATCTTATACTGCGGATGAAAGCGCGAGATGTGCCACGGTATCTCCTTGCCTACGCTCGCTATGAATTCCGCAATATCTCTCAACTCTTTTTCATCGTCGTTCATACCCGGCACAATGAGCGTTGTTATCTCTATCCAAATGCCCAAAGATTTCATGTAGGCGATAGAATCAAGAACGCCTTTCAGAGAACCCTTTATTATCTTCTTGTAGGTCTCTTCTTTAAAAGCCTTAAGGTCTACGTTCGCGGCGGAGAGCCAGCCTTTTGCCTCATCCAACATCTCACGGCTCATGTAGCCGTTAGTTACAAAGATGTTCTCTATCCCTTTTGGTTTGGCTAGAGAGGCGACGTCGCGAGCATATTCGTAGAATATCGTCGGTTCGCTGTAGGTGTAAGAAATGGACCTGCATTTATTCTTCACCGCCCCCTTCACTATCTCTTCCGGACTTGCTTCTTTTAACATCTCCATCCTGCTTCTTGTTTCATGTATCCTGCCTCTGCCGTACTGCGATATATCCCAGTTCTGGCAGAACCCGCACTGAAAGTTGCATCCCAAGGTAGCTATCGAGAAGGACCCGCTTCCGGGATAAAAATGGAAGAGCGGTTTTTTTTCGATGGGGTCGACCGAGGCGGCGCACGGCCTTCCGTAAAATATCGAATAAAGCGCGCCGCCCTTATTCTCGCGGACCTTGCAGACGCCGCTTGCGCCGTCCTTAATCTTACAGTTGTGCCTGCACAGGTAACATTCAACCGTGCTGTTATTTTTCTTTCTGTATAACGATGCCTCGAACATTATTCTTTGACCTTAAAGGGTTCAATGCGTATCCCGAATTTTCCCAGCATGCTGTATAGCGTGGTCCTGGATATCTTGAGCTCCCTTGCGGCCTTCGATGCATTGCCGGAGGAGTTCTTGAGCGCCGTGACCAGGATTTTTTTCTCCACGTCGTCAAGCGGAAGGCTTTCGGGCGGTTTTTCCGTCAGCTCGCTGAAGATCATGTCCTCCGCTTTTACGGAAGCGTCTTTGGATATTAGTATCGCCCTCTGGATGGTGTTCTTAAGCTCGCGTACGTTTCCCGGCCAGTTGTATTCGCGAAGCTTTTCAAGTACGCCGGCATCGAATATTTTAGAACCGCCTTCCGGCGACAGGTCATTTAAGAAATGGAGGGCAAGAACGGTAATATCGTCCCTTCTTTCCCTTAAGGGAGGAAGGTGGATGGGGACTATAAAGAGCCTGAAGAAGAGGTCCTCTCTGAACTTTCCCTTTCTCACCATCTCTTTCAGGTTCTTATTTGTTGCGGCCACAAGTCTTACATCAACGGAGATATCGCTCTGGCCGCCAACACGCCTTATCTGCATGTTCTCAAGCACACGCAACAGCCTTGTTTGAAGTTCCAGCGGCATTTCGCCTATCTCGTCCAGAAAAAGGGTTCCGCTTGATGCCTGTTCAAAGGCCCCTTTTTGCTGTGATACTGCGCTCGTGAATGCGCCGCGTTCATGGCCGAAAAGTTCGCTTTCAATAAGGTTAGAAGATATCGCCCCGCAGTTGATCGCCATGAAAGGTTTTGCTGCCCGCGCGCTTCCTTCGTGCATGTAGCGTGCAAAGAGCTCTTTGCCGGTCCCTGATTCGCCGGTTATAAGAACTGTGGCGTCGGTTGGGGCTATTCTTTCGGCCAAAGAAAAGAGCTCGCGCATAACGAGCGAAGCTCCCAGAATGTTCCCTAGGTTGGGTCGTTCGAACGGCCTTATATTTTCTCTCGATTCCTTTATCTTATATTTGATCAGGGTCTTGCCGATGGTTATTACGCCGCTCTTCGGGAGCCTTTCGCTCATCACAAGCGCATCGTTTAGAAGGGTGCCGTTCCTGCTCCCCACGTCCTGGATAATGAACCCGTTCGCAACGCTTTTTATCATGCAGTGTGAGCCGGAAATGTAACGGTCGTCGTTTATTGTTATGTCGTTCGCCGGGCTCGCGCCAATGGAACCTCCCGCGAACCTGAGCTCGCGCTCTTTTCCGTCAGGCGTGGATATTGTAAGCTCAAGACTTTCTGTGAGGAGCTCGTTCTTCGTCTTTTCGTATTTAAGGACCCTTGTCGGCGATATGTCCTTTATAACGGTCGCGGGTCTGCTCGTCACACCTCCCGGCTCGAACCTGATCTTCCACGAACCTATTGTTATTACGTCGTCAACGGAAAGGCTGTGGGAAGAGACCTTTTTATCGTTTACGACCGTCCCGTTGGTGCTTTTATCGATGAGTTTGTATGAGCCGGATTCCCTTACAATCGAGGCGTGGGTCCTTGAAACGTCTTCATCTGTCAGCTCTATATCGGACGAGGGGTCGCGGCCGATGTTAATGACGTAGCCCCCGAGTTTCCGTTTCATTACAGGCCGACCGTTGTGGTAAAAAATAAGGCTTGCCATAGGCCTTTTACTAGCCAAATTGGGCCGACCGGTCAACCGCCAACTGAAAAAATATTTTTAGTTTGTAGGGGGGCTCCGTTTTTGTTATGTAGTTATCCGGGAATACACATGGACCGGATAAAAGGAGGGGGTATTAAATGGCACTTATCACAAGAGAAGAGGCACTTCGTTATCATGAAGAGGGTCGTCACGGGAAAATAGAGGTTGTTTCCACAAAGCCGTGCAAGACCCAAAAAGACCTTTCGCTTGCATATACTCCGGGCGTTGCCGAACCGTGCAGAGAGATCCACAAGGACCCTGAAGCGGCGGGGCTTTATACCGCAAGGAGCAACCTTGTTGCGGTCATCACCGACGGTACCGCTGTCTTGGGACTCGGTAACATCGGGCCGCTTGCCGGAAAGCCCGTCATGGAAGGGAAGGGGATACTTTTCAAAAGATTCGCCGATATCGATGTCTTCGATATCGAGATAGCAGAAAAGAATATGGAACAGTTTGTTCATACCGTCGCATCCTTGGAACCGACGTTCGGTGGGATCAATTTGGAAGACATTAAGGCCCCCGAATGTTTCTATGTTGAAGAAGAGCTTATCAAGAGGATGAAGATACCAGTGTTCCACGATGATCAGCACGGGACGGCCATCATCTCTGTCGCAGGGCTTTTGAACGCGTTGGAGATTGTCGGTAAAAAGATAGATAAGATAAAAGTGGTATTCAGCGGCGCAGGCGCCGCGGCGGTCTCGTGCGCAAAGCATATGGAACGTTTCGGCGTGCAACATGAGAACATCTGGCTTGTCGACACAAAGGGAATCGTTACAAAGGACCGCGCGAACGCCGAGCCTTACAGGGGCTATTTTGCACAGGATAAGAAGGGCGCTCTTGCCGACGCGATCAAGGACGCAGACGTGTTGATGGGCCTCTCTTTTAAGGGGCTTGTGACCAAGGATATGGTAAAGACGCTTGCCAAGGACCCCATTATCTTTGCCATGGCTAATCCTGACCCGGAAATAATGCCGGAAGATGTGAAGTCCGTGCGCGATGATGCCATCATGGCAACCGGAAGGAGCGACTACCCGAATCAGGTGAACAACGTCCTTGGATTCCCGTTCATCTTTAGGGGCGCGCTTGATGTTGAAGCGACGGCTATCAACGAAGATATGAAGGTCGCGGCATCGCTCGCCCTTGCGAAGCTTGCAAAGGAGCCGGTACCCAAGGATATCTGCAAGGTGTACAACGTGGAAAGTCTTGAGTTCGGCAGGGCTTATATAATACCAAAGCCGCTCGATCCGCGCGTACTTCTCTGGGAGGTGCCCGCTGTGGCAGAGGCTGCCATTAAATCAGGTGTTGCAAAGAAGCCTTACAGGTCGAAGGAAGAGTATATTAAGAGGCTTGAAAAGATGCTCGAGCACGTGAACAAGTGATGAAAATTTTGACGCCCGTAGCCTTTAATTATCATTTTAGGCGCGGGCGTTCTTATTCGACGATCCCCATTATCGCTAATCTCATGAAATAGAAGATCTTTTCGCACAACGCACAATGCACCACGTATGACGAACTTGGCACAAAGTTTGCTTATTCTAAAAGCTATGGCCGACCCCAAAGACATATTAGATCTTGCCGGAAAGAAATTGGAGCCTGGGAAACTCGTAGAATACACATTTGAGTGTAAAGATGGAGAGGGTATAGAAAAATGCGACTTTCAGTTCAGGTTCGATAATTATACTCTTTCACAGTGTCAGCTAAAGGGGCTCGATCCGGCAAGTTCGCGCCAGTTCTTTTGTCATGGGAAGATATATACCGACGATCATAGGACGTTCGATGTAGTGTTGAACATCTCGACGGGCGGCTTTGA
It includes:
- the amrS gene encoding AmmeMemoRadiSam system radical SAM enzyme; the protein is MFEASLYRKKNNSTVECYLCRHNCKIKDGASGVCKVRENKGGALYSIFYGRPCAASVDPIEKKPLFHFYPGSGSFSIATLGCNFQCGFCQNWDISQYGRGRIHETRSRMEMLKEASPEEIVKGAVKNKCRSISYTYSEPTIFYEYARDVASLAKPKGIENIFVTNGYMSREMLDEAKGWLSAANVDLKAFKEETYKKIIKGSLKGVLDSIAYMKSLGIWIEITTLIVPGMNDDEKELRDIAEFIASVGKEIPWHISRFHPQYKMQDRMATPLSTMGKAYDIGKAAGLKYVYLGNVPGDDKESTFCWKCGEKLIERFGLTLGNDRLKETSTCPKCDSKIDGIFF
- a CDS encoding malate dehydrogenase codes for the protein MALITREEALRYHEEGRHGKIEVVSTKPCKTQKDLSLAYTPGVAEPCREIHKDPEAAGLYTARSNLVAVITDGTAVLGLGNIGPLAGKPVMEGKGILFKRFADIDVFDIEIAEKNMEQFVHTVASLEPTFGGINLEDIKAPECFYVEEELIKRMKIPVFHDDQHGTAIISVAGLLNALEIVGKKIDKIKVVFSGAGAAAVSCAKHMERFGVQHENIWLVDTKGIVTKDRANAEPYRGYFAQDKKGALADAIKDADVLMGLSFKGLVTKDMVKTLAKDPIIFAMANPDPEIMPEDVKSVRDDAIMATGRSDYPNQVNNVLGFPFIFRGALDVEATAINEDMKVAASLALAKLAKEPVPKDICKVYNVESLEFGRAYIIPKPLDPRVLLWEVPAVAEAAIKSGVAKKPYRSKEEYIKRLEKMLEHVNK
- a CDS encoding Fis family transcriptional regulator, giving the protein MASLIFYHNGRPVMKRKLGGYVINIGRDPSSDIELTDEDVSRTHASIVRESGSYKLIDKSTNGTVVNDKKVSSHSLSVDDVITIGSWKIRFEPGGVTSRPATVIKDISPTRVLKYEKTKNELLTESLELTISTPDGKERELRFAGGSIGASPANDITINDDRYISGSHCMIKSVANGFIIQDVGSRNGTLLNDALVMSERLPKSGVITIGKTLIKYKIKESRENIRPFERPNLGNILGASLVMRELFSLAERIAPTDATVLITGESGTGKELFARYMHEGSARAAKPFMAINCGAISSNLIESELFGHERGAFTSAVSQQKGAFEQASSGTLFLDEIGEMPLELQTRLLRVLENMQIRRVGGQSDISVDVRLVAATNKNLKEMVRKGKFREDLFFRLFIVPIHLPPLRERRDDITVLALHFLNDLSPEGGSKIFDAGVLEKLREYNWPGNVRELKNTIQRAILISKDASVKAEDMIFSELTEKPPESLPLDDVEKKILVTALKNSSGNASKAARELKISRTTLYSMLGKFGIRIEPFKVKE
- a CDS encoding quinolinate synthase, which codes for MIQNNSELKERILKVKSELGKKLVILGHHYQREGVIEFADFRGDSFGLSKRASEQKEAEFIVFCGVHFMAEAAKILARPGQRVFLPDLTAGCPMADMASVDDVEDAWAKLSTVLDMKKVIPVTYMNSVAALKAFCGRNNGVVCTSGNASRVFDWAFNRGETIFFFPDEHLGRNTARKQGISKEQILLWSSPDLNDSRFTIHDSRLILWPGFCHVHTFFTTEHVKDARKSYTGCKIVVHPECREEVVTICDDSGSTEGICSFVKKQEKGSTIVIGTEINLVARLAKENPEKNIVPLARSLCPNMFKTSPKSLAKVLDSIVTEKYTNEIIITEEIQREARVALERMLSL